From one Dermacentor silvarum isolate Dsil-2018 chromosome 3, BIME_Dsil_1.4, whole genome shotgun sequence genomic stretch:
- the LOC119445039 gene encoding cholinesterase 1: MIGLGFVTAVLGLVLVLLVLRKQTPSKFHASTEQVTVPPSPKPDPATGCLTLVEQAILFTHNGVIYGRSSYLGENKSVRTFMGIPYATYGCTTGPLRPRLPGSLFQHTALRPNEHSPADCLNLNVWAPPACNPAEGVKNKTVIVALTENWFRTTLLPLSPSWGEMAASEDVVVFVPNYRRGIMGFLNTGNQGVPGNAGLFDLIMALRWIKRNAPDFGGDPDSMVALGQGSGAAMLSLALRGLGRGFFKRAIFLDMSPFSLIPRNDRHVGESIALRLCRLMGCREQTGVNASLYLQRSYTDETLLAYAEAMGELWFVPSFDQEPLIFPPEKLVGEYDLEGLDLLCGADRGAGKLLFYRYLLPLLQRAGGHDKKDETRSLADLLTFFLKETTKEFEDTLPRLVSEIRTRYGTAIMDDALEEFFTDLVFRCPMLTLADAAASTGQNRSVFHFVGTTNETEGFVLTTSQIAHFAKTGKAPSLPGGQSWVAYTEGSPHTVHLPDGVSADTQRERCKVGRQVYEYYWSIYGTGHNVTWPKTNSGRRRA; this comes from the exons ATGATCGGCCTGGGATTCGTCACCGCGGTGCTGGGCCTGGTCTTGGTGTTGCTGGTCCTTCGCAAACAGACGCCATCCAAGTTCCACGCGAGCACAGAGCAGGTCACGGTGCCACCATCGCCGAAGCCTGATCCAGCCACGGGCTGCCTGACACTTGTTGAACAAGCCATCTTGTTCACCCATAACGGTGTCATCTATGGCCGAAGCTCCTACCTCGGTGAAAATAAGTCTGTGCGGACCTTCATGGGCATTCCCTACGCAACGTAT GGCTGCACCACAGGGCCGCTTCGACCACGGCTCCCTGGTAGCCTTTTCCAGCACACCGCACTGCGTCCGAACGAACATTCACCAGCCGACTGCCTCAACCTGAATGTCTGGGCTCCTCCCGCCTGCAATCCCGCGGAGGGCGTCAAGAACAAGACAGTCATAGTGGCGCTCACAGAAAACTGGTTCCGCACGACGCTGTTACCGCTGTCACCCTCCTGGGGCGAGATGGCCGCCAGCGAagacgtcgtcgtcttcgttccCAACTACCGACGCGGAATCATGGGCTTCCTGAATACGGGTAACCAGGGCGTTCCTGGAAACGCGGGCCTCTTCGACCTGATCATGGCACTCCGGTGGATAAAGCGGAACGCACCGGACTTCGGCGGTGACCCGGACTCGATGGTCGCATTGGGACAGGGCTCCGGAGCTGCCATGCTATCTCTCGCGCTCAGGGGTCTTGGCCGAGGTTTCTTCAAGAGGGCTATCTTTCTGGACATGTCACCATTCTCGCTGATTCCCCGAAACGACCGGCACGTAGGCGAGAGCATCGCGCTTCGACTCTGTCGTCTAATGGGGTGCCGTGAGCAAACCGGCGTCAATGCGTCACTTTACCTACAACGGTCGTACACGGATGAAACCCTCCTGGCATACGCAGAGGCCATGGGTGAATTGTGGTTTGTGCCCAGCTTTGACCAGGAGCCGCTGATCTTCCCGCCCGAGAAGCTCGTCGGAGAGTACGACCTCGAAGGCCTGGATCTTCTGTGCGGCGCAGACAGGGGCGCGGGAAAGCTGCTGTTCTACCGCTACCTGTTGCCGCTTCTTCAGCGAGCAGGTGGCCATGATAAAAAAGACGAGACGCGTTCCCTCGCCGACCTTCTCACCTTTTTCCTGAAGGAGACGACAAAGGAGTTCGAAGACACGCTGCCACGACTAGTCAGCGAGATAAGGACGCGCTACGGCACCGCAATCATGGACGATGCTCTGGAGGAATTTTTCACGGACTTGGTGTTCCGCTGCCCGATGTTGACGCTCGCGGATGCAGCGGCGTCGACAGGACAAAATCGTTCGGTTTTCCACTTCGTGGGGACGACGAACGAAACCGAAGGGTTCGTCCTCACCACCTCGCAGATAGCCCACTTCGCGAAGACAGG GAAAGCACCGAGCTTGCCCGGCGGACAGTCGTGGGTTGCCTACACGGAAGGCTCGCCTCATACAGTGCATCTGCCTGATGGCGTTTCTGCCGACACCCAGAGAGAACGCTGCAAAGTAGGCCGCCAGGTGTATGAGTACTACTGGAGCATCTATGGCACAGGACACAACGTTACGTGGCCCAAAACTAACTCTGGCCGCCGACGAGCATGA